In the genome of Deinococcus fonticola, the window CCGCCTGTTCGGGTACGTGGAAGAACGCCTGGCCGGACTGGACGACGTTCGCGCCCTGGGAGCCGGGCAGCACCACCTGCGCGGCTTCCTGACCGTGCAGCGCGAGTTCTTCCGGCGCAGCATCGAATCGTGGAAGAAACGCAGCCTGGTGTGGCAGTTCAGCATGGGCCTCTTCGTGGCCGGGTACGTGGGGATTCTCAGCGCCTCGGTGGGCCTGTACGCGGCGGGAGCCATTACGTTGGGCACGGCTTTTCTGCTGTTCCAGTACATGAGCATGATCGAGGAACCCATCGACCAGCTCACCCAGCAGCTTCAGGACTTGCAGAAGGCCGGAGCCAGCCTGGTGCGCGTGGGCGAACTGCTGGCCCTGAAAACCGGGCTGCCGGAGGGCGCGCGCGAACTCCCGGCGGGCGGCCTGGACTTGCGCTTCCAGGACGTGAACTTCAGCTACGAACCGGAAGACCCGAACGCACGCGGCGTCTTGCAGGACATCACCTTTCACCTCCCCGCCAGGCAGACGGTGGGTCTGCTGGGCCGCACCGGGAGCGGCAAAACCACCCTCACGCGGCTGGTGTCGCGGCTGTACGACCCCACCTCCGGCAGCGTGACCCTGGGCGGCGTGGACACCCGCGACGTGACCCTGAAAAGCCTGCGTCAGCGCGTCGCCGTGGTCACCCAGGACGTGCAACTGTTCCAGGCGACCGTGCGCGACAACCTCACCTTCTTCGATCACAGCGTCCCCGACCACCGCGTCGAGGCGGCGCTGCTGGAAGTCGGGCTGGGCGGCTGGCTCGACTCGCTCCCGGACGGCGTGAAGACCCCGCTGGCCGCCGGCAGCCTCAGCGCCGGGCAATCCCAACTGCTGGCCTTCGCCCGCGTGATGCTGCAAGACCCCAGTGTCATCATCCTCGACGAACCCAGCAGCCGCCTCGACCCGGCCACCGAAGCGCAACTCACCCAGGCCATGCAACGCCTGCTGCAAGGCCGCACCGCCATCGTCATCGCCCACCGCCTGGAAACGGTAGCCCGCGCCGACCGGATTCTGGTGCTGGGCGCAGGAAAAATCCTGGAGGACGGCGAACGCGCAGCGCTGGCCCGCGACCCCCGCAGCCACTACGCGCAGCTTCTCAGTGCCGGGAAGGAAGAACTGGAAGAGGTGCTGGCGTGAGGCAGCTTATCTCAACGGAGAACCTCGTCCCAGCCGTCTTTTCCCTACTGCCCGCCGACCACCCGATCCCGACTGGAGCCCCCGCATGACCACCGCACCCGCCAAAGACCTGACGCTGCCCCTCTCGCGCAAGCTGTTCACGTACGACCGGGCTCTGTTCGTCCGGAACATGCTGCTGTGGGGCACTTTTCACGCCTCGCCCGCGCTGCTGACCCTGGCGGTCAGTCAGGTGTTCACGCGCCTGGGTGAGGCCGACAAACTGAACCTGGGCGGGCAGCCCATGACCCCGGCCATCGGGGCGGCGTGGGTGGCCGTGGGGTTCTTCGCGCTGGCCCGCATGTTCCGCTGGGGCCTGTTCTACTGGGCGCTGCGCTCGTGGATCACGCTGTGGTACACCCTGAATGCCCTGGTGCGCCGCAACCTGCTAGCTTACCTGCTGACCGCCAGAGGCTCGCGGATTTTGCCCGACACGCCCGCCGAGGTGGTCAGCCGTTTCCGGGACGACGTGGACGACGTGGCCGCGTACGTGGAAATCTGGGTGGACGGCCTGGGCATCGTGCTGTTCAGCCTGATCGCGGTGTTCCTGATGTCCCGCGTCGATCCCCTCATCACGCTGCTGGTGTGTGCTCCGCTGCTGCTAATGGTGTTCTTCGTACAGCGCCTCACCCCCACCATTCGCGCCTACCGCCGCCGCATGCGCGAGGCCACCGCCCGCGTGACTGACTTTATCGGTGAAACCTTCGGGGCGGTCAGCGCCGTGAAACTGGCGGGCCGCGAGGAGCAGATGGTGGGGCACCTGCGGTCGCTGGGGGAAACGCGGCGTCATGCCGCCCTGCGCGACGTGCTGCTCACCGAGTTGATTCGCGGCGTGAACACCAACATGGTCAACATCGCGGTGGGCCTGGTGCTGTTGCTGGGCGCCGACCGCATTCGCGGCGGGCAGATGAGCGTGGGCGATTTCGTGCTGTTCATCGGCCTGCTGCCGCGCCTGACTGGCAGCATGGCCTTCTTCGGGGACGCCATCGCCCGCCACCGCCGCACCGGGGTCAGCTACGACCGCATGAACCGCCTCTTGCAGGATGCGCCAGAAGACCAGACCGTGCAGCACCACCCCATCTACCTGAACAGCGAAGCGCCCGTGGTGGCGAACGTTCAGGAGGCGCACCCCTTGCAGGAATTGCGGGTCGAGCACCTGAGCGCCCGTCACCCCGGCGGGGCCGGGATTCAGGACGTGAGTTTCACCCTCCGGCGCGGCGAGTTCGTGGTGGTCACCGGGCGCATCGGCAGTGGCAAGACCACCCTGGTTCGCGCCCTGCTGGGCCTGATGCCGCGCCAGAGCGGCCAGATTTACTGGAACGGGCAGGAGGTCACAGACCCCGCCACCTTCCTGGTGCCGCCCCACTGCGCCTACACCGCGCAGCTCCCCAACCTGTTCAGCGACTCCTTGCAGGAGAACATCCTGACCGGGGCCGAGGAGGCCCGTCTGGGCCGCGCCGTGCGGCTGGCGGTGCTGGAACCCGATCTCCAGCAGCTCGGCAACGGCCTCTCGACCGAGGTCGGTGCCAGGGGCGTCAAACTCTCCGGCGGGCAGCTCCAGCGCGCGGCGGTGGCCCGTATGCTGGCCCAGCACGCCGACCTGCTGGTGTTCGACGACGTGTCCAGTGCGCTCGACGCCCGCACCGAGGCGCAACTCTGGGACGGCCTCTTCACCGAACTGGACGCCACCTGCCTCGTCATCTCTCACCGCCACGCCGCCCTGAGCCGCGCCGACCGCATCCTGGTCATGGAAAACGGAAAACTGGTCGCGGAAGGCGCGCTGGAACACCTCCTTGAAACCAGCGCGGAAATGCGGGCGCTGTGGGCCGAGGAGGAGGAGTATCCTGACACCAGGTTGCCGATTTAATAGCATGACGACGTATGGGTTATAGGGTCAGTAGCCGAGGTCGGACATGAACTGCCCAATATGTCAGTTGGTTGTGCCAGAAGGACGCACTATTTGTCCTGCCTGTGGCTGGACACTAACAAATACGCTGACACTAACAAATACGCTGGATGATTCGCTTCCTATTGGCACACTTCTGAAAAATGGTCAGTTCCGCATAGAACGGAAATTAGGGCAAGGTGGCTTTGGTATCACTTACCTTGCTACTGATCTCGCTCTTGCACGCACCATAGCTATCAAGGAGCTTTTTCAAAGTGACTGGAAACGCCAGGGGAAAATGGTACAAACTCCCATTAAGCTCACGGCCAGTGAATTTCAGGAAATCAAGGATAAGTTCCTTCAAGAAGGGAGAGTGCTGGCGGGCTTCAGCGACCCCAGCATCGTGCAGGTCTACGACCAGTTCAGCGAAAACAACACTGCTTATCTGGTGATGGAGTACCTCCAGGGCGAATCGCTGGCGGAACGCCTAACGCGGGAGCACATCATCTCGGCGGAGGAACTGCTCACCTTGACCCGGTCAGGCTCTGCGCCTGCTGCACGATAGAGGCCACCTGCACCGCGACATCAAGCCCGACAACATCATTCTGGAGAAAGGGGGACGGGCGGTGCTGATCGATTTCGGCTCTGCGCGCCAGTTTCAGGCTGGAAAGACCACCCACATGACCCGGTTGGTTACGCCTGGCTACGCGCCGCTGGAACAGTACGCTGCATCGGGCAGAGTCGGGCCACCGACAGATCTGTATGCCCTGGGTGCAACCCTTTACCACGCCCTCAGTGGGCAAATGCCGCCTTCTGCCTCCGACCTCTTCAATGGTGTGGCCCTCCCCCCCTTGCCAACCGGTACACCGGGCGGTCTGATCACAGGCATTGAAACAGCCATGCAGATCAGAATGCAGGATCGTCCGCAGACAGTGGATGAGTTTCTAAGGATGCTCACCTCAGTTACAGATGCACAGCAGTCTAAGCCGCGTTTCGCAGGGCCGAAGCCACTACTGGACTATCTAAAGTACTTGGGGATCAGCCCAGATACTTTTCTGGACAGACTCGAAGAAGGCACTATACAGGTGAGTGAACTTCCTCCAGAGGTTCGAGCCGAGTTGATTCGCACAAAGTGGATCAATGCTCAGGGCCAACTTACCTTCAGATATGCCTGGGGAAACCAGCCGCGCCAGCAACCGCCCAAGCCGATAGCGTCACCTATACCGTCGTCAACATCAAAAAAGCCAACTTCTCCTGCTCAGCCTAGGCAACCCATATGGACACCTCACCACCCCCAACCTGCACCTTTACCACCCACACCAACGCCTTCTCCACCTCTCGTTGCCTTCCCGGACGTAGCAGACGTGAATCAGCTTTGGTTGGCTATTTGCAAAGTTCCAAAACCTGACCACCTAACTTTGAAAGTATCTATTCTGAATCCAGCAAGAAAGAAAATCACGTATAGAACTTTCCTCCGCGCAGCTCTTTATGGTCTGTTTTGGAGTTGGGGTGGGTGGGCTGCCTCGCAGATTGGCTCTGGACTCTTCAGTGGCATTTGGGTTTTCTTTGCGATAGGTGGAGCACTTTACCCTTTTTTGGATAAAGGCGACCAAAAAATCCTGTCCCAGATTGAAGGTATTGACCAGCAACTTAAGGCGAGGCAAATGTCATACGAAGGCGGAAGCCCACTAACGCGCTTTGAAGCCAAGATACGTGAACTGGAACAGATCAAAACCCAGCTCCTCAACCCCACCGCACTCCTGACAGAGCGTGAACAAGCAGCTCGGCAGAAATACACCCAGCAGGTGATTGAAGCCGAGTTGCGGCGTCACCGTCTGGAACCGGGCCTTGTTCCCGGAGTTGGAGTACAGCGGATCAAAACGCTCAATCAGTACGGTATCCATACCGCGTTTGACCTCGATAGAAAACCTTTGGCAAGAATCTCCGGCATTGGTGAAAAGATCATCAACGATCTAATGGCCTGGCGATCCAGTATCGAGCGGTCGGCCCAGACCAGCGTCAAGCCATTTTCTGGAGGTCAGCAACTTCACGCAGAAGTCGCCCGCGAATTGTGGAACCTGCGTGCCATGTTGGCCGACGGGCCACAACTTCTTCAGGTCGCCACTACCGAAGGGATCAATAATTACAAGCAGGCAGAAGCCGACATCCAAGCGTTATTGGGTGAGCGGGAGGGATTACTCAAGCGGCTTCAATCCGAGAAAATATAAGAGATAGATTTAAAGTTTTCCAATTGAGTGGCTCATCGCCAGTTTACTTGCCAGTGTACACGGGTTTGAAGCTGAACACGCTGGGGGTGCTGGTGTCCACGGTGACTTCGACTGCGCCCACATCGGCTTCGCCCATGACTTGCAGGCGGGTGACGTTGCGTAGCGCCGGGCTGGCGGCGGTCTGCCCCAGGAAGGTGTTTGCGCCGGCCTCGGTAAGCGGGTGGTCGATGACCAGGGTGTGCGAGTCGCCCTGGATCAGCAGGACGGGTTTGCCGTAGGCTTTGGCCTCGGTAGCGAGGGTGGTCACGGTGTCGCGCAGACCCACGTCGGTCAGCAGGACAGGCGAGCCGTAGAACAGGTCGGCCTGGAAGGCGATGACGACGGCGGGGGCGTTCTTTTCCTTCGCTTCGGTGAAGGTGGCCTTGATCCACTCCAGGTTGGCGGCGTTGCGGGCGAAGTACTCGCCGACGCTGGCGATGTTGCGTTCCATGCCGTTGTTGCTGCCGACCACGTGAATGGTGCTGAAGATCACGCCGCCCTGCGCCCAGCGGCTGTTCTCGATCAGGCTGGGCTGGCGCGTCAGGGTGATGGGCTTCTGCCCGAAGCTCCTGTCCCCTTGCTCTTTGAAGAACATCTCACGGATTTTCCCCAGGCGTTCCAGCGGGTCGAACTTCCCGGCCTTCTCGCGGTGGCAGTCCGTCCACTCATTGTCGCCGGGCGTGTAGATCAGGGGGTTCTGGAACAGCCCGAACTCGTCTTTCACTTTCTGGAAGTTCTCGTCGGAGCAGGGGGTGCTGCCGCTCTTGATGTCGCCCACGTGGATGGTGAAGGCAGGATTCAGTTTGTTCACGTCAGCGATCAGCGCCTCGAAACGGGCGTAATCGTCGGGAAGTTTGTACGGCATGTCGCCCAGCGCCACGAACTTGAACGGTGCGGCGGCAGCAGAAGCGGCCAGGGCAAACAGGGCGGTCAGGAACAGTTTTTTCATGGGGTCTCCTGTCAGGATAGGAATGGGCAGCTTCAGGCCGATGTTTTGCGTCGAGCAGCCTCAGGGCCGTCCGACGCCGGCGACCACGTTCAGCGGCTGGTCGAGTTTCAGCCAGATGAACTGGTTCTGGTCTTTCATGTCCTTGCCGCGCCCGCCGGTGGCAGGGTAGTTGTTGTCGTTGGCGACCAGGATGGTGTCTTTGTCCAGCACGATCACGTTCTCGATGGTGAAGTAAGGGAAGGTCAGCACGCCGTTCTGGCTGTCCGGCGCGAGGCCCTGCGGGTCTTTGATGTCCATCAGGTCGGCGACCAGCACTTTCTTGAACGTCCCGTCGGCGTTCTTTTCGGTCACGTTAATTTTGTAGATGCGTTTGACTTTCGCCTCGGTGCCCTGCTTGTTGTCGCGTTCGATGACCAGCAGTTCGGTGTCGTTCACGGGCGTGAGGTCGCCGATGGCCTCGCCGCCCTGATCCAGCGCGTAACGGCCCGCCAGGCTCCATTTCTTATCGGCCAGGTTGATGGCGTGCAGGCGAATCTGCCCGGTGGGGTCGCCCGTGACGGTTTTCTCCAGCAGGGCAAAGGCGGTTTTGCCGTCGGGGGTGAGGGTAAAGCCCTCGAAGCCACCGCTGGCGGGCAGGTTCGCGCCGCTGCTGGCCACACCCTGCGAGAAGGCAGGGTTCTGGGGGCTACGGACTTCTGCGGGTTTGTCAGCGGGGGCGCTCAAGTCCGGGGTGACCATGGGTGCTTCCAGCAGTTTTCCGTCGGCGCTGAAGTGCAGCAGGTAGGGGCCGAATTCGTCGCCGACCCACAGCGTACCGTCCGGGGCGAAGGCGAATCCTTCCACGTCGAAGTCCGCGCCCGTCAGCAGGCGTTCGCGGCTGGCCTCGTTCACGATCAGCCACGGCACCTTCCGGTTCGGGTCACTCAGCCCAATGAAGGAACCGACTTTCACGTTGCCGCGCTGGGCACCTTTCTGGCCGGGGGTGGGGGTCAGGTTGTAGATTCGCAGCAGGTAATCGGCGCTGTTGTTCTTTGCCCCGAACCCGTTGTCACTCAGAAACCAGAAGGAACCGTCCTTGCCGAACTGCACGCCGCTGAACCCCTGCACCGGCTGGCCTTTGAAACGGGTTTCGCCGCGCACGCCGTTGTTCCACGCGCCGCTGTCCGGCCCGGTGGCGAAGGTGTCGGCGGGCAACTCGGCAAAACCGACGAGGGTGGCCGCCGTCGCGGGAGTGACGGTTAAAGCCAGGGTCAGTAATAGTTTTTTCATCACCTCATGAAGGTGAGGCCGGCCCGTCAGGGGGATGTGTCGGTACGGTCAGCCGGGAGTCATATCAACGGCGGAAAGATCGCTCTGTTTCTAGCGATATCTCCCGAACGGAGTGCGCAGCAGCCAATACACACGGCCGGGGTATGCTGCCGGTCATGACTGCCCCGGCCCCCACCCGCACGCATGGAGACGTGAAGATCTGGTCGCTGCCCACTGGCCCCTTGCAGGAGAACGCCCTACTGGTGGCGGGCAAGGACAACCAGGGCTTCCTGTTCGACCCTGGCGACGACGCCAGCCGGATTCTGGCCCTGGTGAGGGCGACGGGCGTGAACGTACAGGCCATTTTGCTGAC includes:
- a CDS encoding protein kinase domain-containing protein → MNCPICQLVVPEGRTICPACGWTLTNTLTLTNTLDDSLPIGTLLKNGQFRIERKLGQGGFGITYLATDLALARTIAIKELFQSDWKRQGKMVQTPIKLTASEFQEIKDKFLQEGRVLAGFSDPSIVQVYDQFSENNTAYLVMEYLQGESLAERLTREHIISAEELLTLTRSGSAPAAR
- a CDS encoding ABC transporter ATP-binding protein, with the translated sequence MTTAPAKDLTLPLSRKLFTYDRALFVRNMLLWGTFHASPALLTLAVSQVFTRLGEADKLNLGGQPMTPAIGAAWVAVGFFALARMFRWGLFYWALRSWITLWYTLNALVRRNLLAYLLTARGSRILPDTPAEVVSRFRDDVDDVAAYVEIWVDGLGIVLFSLIAVFLMSRVDPLITLLVCAPLLLMVFFVQRLTPTIRAYRRRMREATARVTDFIGETFGAVSAVKLAGREEQMVGHLRSLGETRRHAALRDVLLTELIRGVNTNMVNIAVGLVLLLGADRIRGGQMSVGDFVLFIGLLPRLTGSMAFFGDAIARHRRTGVSYDRMNRLLQDAPEDQTVQHHPIYLNSEAPVVANVQEAHPLQELRVEHLSARHPGGAGIQDVSFTLRRGEFVVVTGRIGSGKTTLVRALLGLMPRQSGQIYWNGQEVTDPATFLVPPHCAYTAQLPNLFSDSLQENILTGAEEARLGRAVRLAVLEPDLQQLGNGLSTEVGARGVKLSGGQLQRAAVARMLAQHADLLVFDDVSSALDARTEAQLWDGLFTELDATCLVISHRHAALSRADRILVMENGKLVAEGALEHLLETSAEMRALWAEEEEYPDTRLPI
- a CDS encoding esterase-like activity of phytase family protein; translated protein: MKKLLLTLALTVTPATAATLVGFAELPADTFATGPDSGAWNNGVRGETRFKGQPVQGFSGVQFGKDGSFWFLSDNGFGAKNNSADYLLRIYNLTPTPGQKGAQRGNVKVGSFIGLSDPNRKVPWLIVNEASRERLLTGADFDVEGFAFAPDGTLWVGDEFGPYLLHFSADGKLLEAPMVTPDLSAPADKPAEVRSPQNPAFSQGVASSGANLPASGGFEGFTLTPDGKTAFALLEKTVTGDPTGQIRLHAINLADKKWSLAGRYALDQGGEAIGDLTPVNDTELLVIERDNKQGTEAKVKRIYKINVTEKNADGTFKKVLVADLMDIKDPQGLAPDSQNGVLTFPYFTIENVIVLDKDTILVANDNNYPATGGRGKDMKDQNQFIWLKLDQPLNVVAGVGRP
- a CDS encoding ABC transporter ATP-binding protein, which encodes MPAPSSSPLLVLRSYLGPLKWAVLTLALLLLTGTGLNLYLPQILGRFVDNAKLGAGADIALLSRLAFLYIALAVGVQLLMAAATYVGARVGWTATNRLRADLTAHLLSLDMREHKERTPGEMIERIDGDVTALSNFFSQFAVRVFGAALLLLGAVFMFYRINVWVGLGVTAFVVITLSMMNRVREAGVEPTRLEREASARLFGYVEERLAGLDDVRALGAGQHHLRGFLTVQREFFRRSIESWKKRSLVWQFSMGLFVAGYVGILSASVGLYAAGAITLGTAFLLFQYMSMIEEPIDQLTQQLQDLQKAGASLVRVGELLALKTGLPEGARELPAGGLDLRFQDVNFSYEPEDPNARGVLQDITFHLPARQTVGLLGRTGSGKTTLTRLVSRLYDPTSGSVTLGGVDTRDVTLKSLRQRVAVVTQDVQLFQATVRDNLTFFDHSVPDHRVEAALLEVGLGGWLDSLPDGVKTPLAAGSLSAGQSQLLAFARVMLQDPSVIILDEPSSRLDPATEAQLTQAMQRLLQGRTAIVIAHRLETVARADRILVLGAGKILEDGERAALARDPRSHYAQLLSAGKEELEEVLA